In one Streptomyces sp. NBC_01288 genomic region, the following are encoded:
- the ychF gene encoding redox-regulated ATPase YchF, which translates to MSLTIGIVGLPNVGKSTLFNALTKNDVLAANYPFATIEPNVGVVGVPDARLTKLAEIFSSQKILPATVDFVDIAGIVKGASEGEGLGNKFLANIRESDAICQVIRAFKDENVVHVDGKVSPKDDIETINTELILADLQTIEKVLPRLQRESRIKKDIGPKVAAVEAAQEILEKGDTLFSQGIVQGSGNEELLHDLHLLTTKPFLYVFNVDEDELVDEDFKTEQRALVAPAEAIFLNAKLEADLAELDEEEAMELLESVGVEEPGMTTLARVGFDTLGLQTYLTAGPKESRAWTIKKGATAPEAAGVIHTDFQKGFIKAEVISFADLVETGSVAEARAKGKARMEGKDYVMQDGDVVEFRFNV; encoded by the coding sequence GTGTCGCTCACGATCGGAATCGTCGGTCTGCCGAATGTCGGCAAGTCGACCCTGTTCAACGCCCTGACCAAGAACGACGTGCTGGCGGCCAACTACCCGTTCGCCACGATCGAGCCGAACGTCGGCGTGGTCGGCGTCCCCGACGCGCGCCTGACGAAACTGGCCGAGATCTTCTCCTCCCAGAAGATCCTCCCGGCGACGGTCGACTTCGTCGACATCGCGGGCATCGTGAAGGGCGCGTCGGAGGGTGAGGGGCTGGGCAACAAGTTCCTCGCGAACATCCGTGAGTCCGACGCGATCTGCCAGGTCATCCGCGCCTTCAAGGACGAGAACGTCGTCCACGTCGACGGCAAGGTCTCGCCGAAGGACGACATCGAGACCATCAACACCGAGCTGATCCTCGCCGACCTGCAGACCATCGAGAAGGTCCTCCCGCGCCTCCAGCGCGAGTCGCGCATCAAGAAGGACATCGGCCCGAAGGTCGCGGCGGTCGAGGCGGCGCAGGAGATCCTGGAGAAGGGCGACACCCTCTTCTCGCAGGGCATCGTCCAGGGCTCCGGCAACGAGGAACTCCTCCACGACCTGCACCTGCTGACGACCAAGCCCTTCCTCTACGTCTTCAACGTCGACGAGGACGAGCTGGTGGACGAGGACTTCAAGACCGAACAGCGCGCCCTGGTCGCCCCCGCCGAGGCGATCTTCCTCAACGCCAAGCTGGAGGCGGACCTCGCCGAGCTCGACGAGGAGGAGGCGATGGAGCTCCTGGAGTCGGTCGGCGTCGAGGAGCCCGGCATGACGACCCTGGCCCGCGTCGGCTTCGACACCCTCGGCCTCCAGACCTACCTCACGGCTGGCCCCAAGGAATCCCGCGCCTGGACCATCAAGAAGGGCGCCACCGCCCCCGAGGCCGCAGGCGTCATCCACACCGACTTCCAGAAGGGCTTCATCAAGGCGGAGGTCATCTCCTTCGCCGACCTGGTGGAGACGGGGTCGGTCGCGGAGGCACGGGCCAAGGGGAAGGCGCGTATGGAGGGCAAGGACTACGTGATGCAGGACGGGGATGTCGTGGAGTTCCGCTTCAACGTGTGA
- a CDS encoding exodeoxyribonuclease VII small subunit, with the protein MTSKVTEESLGYEQARDELIEVVRRLEAGGTTLEESLALWERGEELSKVCRRWLDGARARLDAALAEEEDEGAAGEADGE; encoded by the coding sequence ATGACCAGCAAGGTGACGGAAGAGTCGCTCGGGTACGAGCAGGCACGCGACGAACTGATCGAGGTCGTACGGCGCCTGGAGGCGGGCGGCACGACCCTGGAGGAGTCCCTCGCGCTCTGGGAGCGCGGCGAGGAACTGTCCAAGGTCTGCCGCCGCTGGCTGGACGGGGCGAGGGCCCGGCTGGACGCGGCGTTGGCGGAGGAAGAGGACGAGGGCGCGGCCGGGGAAGCGGACGGCGAGTAG
- the ppgK gene encoding polyphosphate--glucose phosphotransferase, with the protein MQIFGVDIGGSGIKGAPVDLDKGELTEERCKVLTPHPATPDGVADGVKEVVDHFGWTGPVGLTFPGVVTGGATIRTAANVDKSWIDTDAGALFSDRLGGLPVTVVNDADAAGVAEMHFGAGQGRKGTVILLTFGTGIGSALFVNGVLVPNTELGHLELNGHDAEKKASSKAKEDGELTWEHWAHRVQKYLAHVEMLFSPELFIIGGGVSRKADKFLHFIEDIKAEIVPAQLQNNAGIVGAAMHAAGDD; encoded by the coding sequence ATGCAGATCTTCGGCGTGGACATCGGTGGATCCGGGATCAAGGGCGCCCCTGTGGACCTGGACAAGGGCGAACTGACGGAAGAGCGGTGCAAGGTGCTGACCCCGCACCCGGCGACACCGGACGGAGTGGCCGACGGCGTGAAGGAAGTCGTCGACCACTTCGGCTGGACGGGACCGGTCGGGCTCACGTTTCCAGGTGTGGTCACCGGCGGGGCCACGATCCGTACGGCGGCGAACGTCGACAAGAGCTGGATCGACACGGACGCGGGCGCGCTGTTCAGCGACAGGCTGGGCGGCCTCCCGGTGACCGTCGTCAACGACGCGGACGCGGCGGGCGTCGCCGAGATGCACTTCGGCGCCGGCCAGGGCCGCAAGGGCACGGTCATCCTGCTGACCTTCGGCACGGGCATCGGCAGCGCCCTCTTCGTCAACGGCGTCCTGGTCCCGAACACAGAGCTGGGCCACCTCGAACTGAACGGCCACGACGCCGAGAAGAAGGCCTCCAGCAAGGCCAAGGAGGACGGCGAGCTGACGTGGGAGCACTGGGCCCACCGCGTCCAGAAGTACCTCGCCCATGTCGAGATGCTGTTCTCGCCCGAGCTGTTCATCATCGGCGGCGGAGTCAGCCGCAAGGCCGACAAGTTCCTGCACTTCATCGAGGACATCAAGGCCGAGATCGTCCCGGCGCAGTTGCAGAACAACGCGGGGATCGTGGGGGCGGCGATGCATGCGGCGGGGGATGACTAG
- the xseA gene encoding exodeoxyribonuclease VII large subunit, giving the protein MALNNAPDAPLPVGEVSRLIGGWIDRLGAVWVEGQITQLSRRPGAGVVFLTLRDPSYDISVSVTCFRQVFDEVADVVSEGARVVVLAKPEWYAPRGQLSLRATEIRPVGVGELLARLEQLKKSLAAEGLFAADRKKPLPFLPQLIGLVCGRASAAERDVLENARHRWPAVRFEVRNVPVQGVHAVPQVVQAVKELDALDGVDVIIVARGGGSVEDLLPFSDEQLVRAVSACRTPVVSAIGHEPDNPLLDYVADLRASTPTDAAKKVVPDVGEEYERVRQLRDRARRCVVAFVDREERGLAQALSRPSIQDPHRMIDERADHVAALLDRGRRTLGHLLDRADSELTHTHARVVALSPAATLKRGYAVLQRADGHVIRDPEEATADEVLRARVAEGEFTVRVEA; this is encoded by the coding sequence ATGGCTCTCAACAACGCTCCGGACGCGCCACTCCCCGTCGGTGAGGTCTCCCGGCTGATCGGCGGGTGGATCGACCGGCTCGGTGCGGTGTGGGTCGAGGGGCAGATCACCCAGTTGTCGCGGCGGCCCGGTGCCGGTGTCGTGTTTCTGACGTTGCGTGACCCGTCGTACGACATCTCGGTGAGCGTGACGTGCTTCCGGCAGGTGTTCGACGAGGTCGCCGATGTCGTCAGCGAGGGCGCGCGGGTGGTCGTACTGGCGAAGCCCGAGTGGTACGCGCCGCGGGGGCAGTTGTCGTTGCGGGCCACCGAGATAAGGCCGGTGGGGGTGGGTGAACTCCTCGCGCGGCTTGAGCAGTTGAAGAAGTCGCTGGCCGCTGAGGGGCTGTTCGCGGCGGACCGGAAGAAGCCGTTGCCGTTCCTGCCGCAGCTGATCGGGCTGGTCTGCGGGCGGGCCTCGGCGGCCGAGCGGGACGTCCTGGAGAACGCGCGGCATCGCTGGCCCGCGGTCCGTTTCGAGGTGCGCAACGTGCCCGTGCAGGGCGTGCACGCCGTGCCGCAGGTCGTGCAGGCGGTGAAGGAGCTGGACGCGCTCGACGGTGTGGACGTGATCATCGTGGCGCGGGGCGGCGGCAGTGTGGAGGACCTGCTGCCGTTCTCCGACGAGCAGCTCGTACGGGCCGTGTCGGCCTGTCGTACGCCCGTGGTGTCCGCGATCGGGCACGAACCCGACAACCCCCTCCTGGACTACGTCGCCGACCTGCGCGCCTCCACCCCCACCGACGCCGCGAAGAAGGTCGTACCGGACGTCGGCGAGGAGTACGAGCGCGTACGGCAACTGCGCGACCGGGCCCGGCGGTGTGTCGTGGCGTTCGTGGACCGGGAGGAACGCGGGCTGGCGCAGGCCTTGTCCCGGCCGTCGATACAGGATCCGCACCGGATGATCGACGAACGCGCGGATCATGTCGCCGCCCTCCTCGACCGCGGCCGGCGCACCCTCGGCCACCTCCTGGACCGCGCCGACTCGGAACTGACCCACACGCACGCGCGCGTGGTCGCCCTCTCCCCCGCGGCCACCCTGAAGCGGGGATACGCGGTGCTGCAACGGGCCGACGGCCATGTCATCCGGGACCCTGAGGAGGCAACGGCGGACGAGGTGCTCCGCGCGCGGGTCGCCGAGGGCGAGTTCACGGTTCGGGTCGAGGCGTAG
- a CDS encoding 4-hydroxy-3-methylbut-2-enyl diphosphate reductase, with product MGRMTASSGRRVLLAAPRGYCAGVDRAVIAVEKALEQYGAPIYVRHEIVHNKYVVQTLEKKGAVFVERTEEVPEGNIVMFSAHGVAPVVHDEAKQGRLATIDATCPLVTKVHKEAVRFANDDFDILLIGHEGHEEVIGTSGEAPDHITLVDGPSDVSKVEVRDPSRVVWLSQTTLSVDETMETVDALKEKFPQLISPPSDDICYATQNRQLAVKQMGEEAELVIVVGSKNSSNSVRLVEVAKLAGARAAYLVDFADEIEEAWLEGVTTVGVTSGASVPEVLVEQVLEWLSGRGFEDVELVKAAEESITFSLPKELRRDLREEAAALVAERTGSDRTAPSGQ from the coding sequence ATGGGACGCATGACTGCTTCGTCTGGCCGCCGTGTCCTGCTCGCCGCCCCCCGGGGCTACTGCGCGGGTGTGGACCGCGCCGTGATCGCCGTCGAGAAAGCCCTTGAGCAGTACGGGGCTCCGATCTATGTCCGGCACGAGATCGTGCACAACAAGTACGTCGTCCAGACCCTGGAGAAGAAGGGCGCCGTCTTCGTCGAGCGGACCGAGGAGGTCCCCGAGGGGAACATCGTGATGTTCTCCGCGCACGGCGTCGCGCCCGTCGTCCACGACGAGGCCAAGCAGGGCCGCCTCGCCACCATCGACGCGACCTGCCCCCTGGTGACCAAGGTCCACAAGGAAGCCGTCCGTTTCGCGAACGACGACTTCGACATCCTGCTCATCGGCCACGAGGGCCACGAGGAGGTCATCGGCACCTCCGGAGAGGCCCCCGACCACATCACCCTGGTCGACGGCCCGTCCGACGTCTCCAAGGTCGAGGTGCGGGACCCGTCCAGGGTCGTATGGCTGTCCCAGACCACCCTCTCGGTCGACGAGACCATGGAGACGGTCGACGCCCTGAAGGAGAAGTTCCCGCAGCTCATCTCCCCGCCCAGCGACGACATCTGCTACGCCACCCAGAACCGCCAGCTCGCCGTGAAGCAGATGGGCGAGGAGGCCGAGCTGGTGATCGTGGTCGGCTCGAAGAACTCCTCCAACTCCGTACGGCTCGTCGAGGTCGCCAAGCTGGCCGGCGCCCGCGCCGCCTACCTGGTGGACTTCGCCGACGAGATCGAGGAGGCCTGGCTGGAGGGCGTGACCACGGTCGGCGTCACCTCGGGCGCCTCTGTACCGGAGGTCCTGGTCGAACAGGTGTTGGAGTGGCTGTCCGGGCGCGGCTTCGAGGACGTCGAACTGGTCAAGGCGGCCGAGGAGTCCATCACGTTCTCGCTGCCCAAGGAACTCCGCCGTGACCTGCGCGAAGAGGCGGCCGCACTGGTCGCCGAGCGCACGGGTTCCGACCGTACGGCACCCTCCGGGCAGTGA
- a CDS encoding DUF6542 domain-containing protein, protein MEQHRTRPPQPGARRGAPPLPPQAGRGPNGGPARTTRPGPQARGTAQRRPAAVRRPGPAAAETVRQLPNPRLTGLGGGLFCAAVMFVLGCIDQFLFGASLTVYGVLFVPVCVLTAVWIRRGDLLTAPVVVPIAFAVGLFPVADGSGGLGNRLMGLFTGLATQAGWLYGGTLVAGLIATVRRVRLLRRRRRA, encoded by the coding sequence GTGGAGCAACACAGGACACGACCCCCACAGCCCGGCGCAAGACGCGGGGCCCCGCCCCTGCCCCCGCAGGCGGGCCGGGGCCCGAACGGCGGCCCGGCCCGCACGACCCGCCCGGGCCCGCAGGCACGCGGCACCGCACAGCGCCGTCCGGCCGCCGTACGACGCCCGGGTCCCGCGGCGGCCGAGACGGTACGTCAGTTGCCCAATCCCCGGCTCACCGGGCTCGGCGGCGGGCTGTTCTGCGCGGCCGTGATGTTCGTGCTCGGGTGTATCGACCAGTTCCTGTTCGGGGCCTCGCTGACCGTGTACGGCGTGCTGTTCGTGCCGGTGTGCGTGCTCACCGCGGTCTGGATCCGGCGCGGCGACCTGCTGACCGCGCCGGTCGTCGTACCGATCGCCTTCGCCGTCGGCCTCTTCCCGGTGGCCGACGGCAGCGGCGGCCTCGGCAACCGCCTGATGGGCCTGTTCACCGGACTCGCCACGCAGGCCGGCTGGCTGTACGGGGGGACGCTCGTCGCGGGGCTCATCGCGACCGTCCGCAGGGTTCGGCTGCTGAGACGTCGCCGACGGGCGTGA
- a CDS encoding malonic semialdehyde reductase: protein MSLVLDPAAQDLLFREARTANTFTDEPVTDEQVQAIYDLVKYGPTSMNQSPLRITLVRSPEARERLVQHLAEGNQKKTAAAPLVAILSADNEFHEELPNLFPHFPQAKDAVFGERSVREGNAALNAALQAAYFIIGIRAAGLAAGPMTGLDFAGVQKEFLDGDHTPFVVINIGKPGPDAWFPRSPRLAYDEVVTTV, encoded by the coding sequence ATGTCTCTCGTTCTTGACCCCGCTGCCCAGGACCTGCTGTTCCGCGAGGCCCGCACCGCGAACACGTTCACCGACGAGCCGGTGACGGACGAGCAGGTGCAGGCGATCTACGACCTGGTCAAGTACGGCCCGACCTCCATGAACCAGTCGCCGCTGCGCATCACCCTGGTCCGTTCCCCCGAGGCCCGCGAGCGCCTGGTGCAGCACCTCGCCGAGGGCAACCAGAAGAAGACCGCCGCCGCCCCGCTGGTCGCGATCCTCTCCGCGGACAACGAGTTCCACGAGGAGCTCCCGAACCTGTTCCCGCACTTCCCGCAGGCCAAGGACGCCGTCTTCGGCGAGCGCTCGGTCCGCGAGGGCAACGCCGCGCTGAACGCCGCCCTCCAGGCCGCGTACTTCATCATCGGCATCCGCGCCGCCGGCCTCGCCGCCGGCCCGATGACCGGTCTCGACTTCGCGGGCGTCCAGAAGGAGTTCCTGGACGGCGACCACACCCCGTTCGTCGTCATCAACATCGGCAAGCCGGGCCCGGACGCCTGGTTCCCGCGCTCCCCGCGCCTGGCCTACGACGAGGTCGTCACCACCGTCTGA
- a CDS encoding APC family permease has product MADRDSGTATDSESAAGDGPQLRRSLGFRDLVVYGLLFIAPMAPVGVFGTLDAKSHGAVALVYIVATVAMAFTAFSYAQMVRVVPQAGSVFAYARVGLGREAGFIAGWMAMLDYILIPAVAYLFSGIAMNALVPDVSRWVWTALAVVITTCLNLWGVRAAARVGFLVLAMEIVVLVIFIVSAIVVLARDGAERGWLSPLSGDGTQGAFALSAVIGAVSVAVLSYLGFDAVATFAEEVTGGSEKVARALLFCLALAGVLFIAQTYLVALLEPTTSAQLAADAGKQGSAFYDAVDVSVGNWLHNLVAVSKAIGAAFAALAGQAAAGRLVFAMARDRRLPRALSKTDDGVPRVALLSTAVITLIAAVWAARRDDGLDHLVSVVDIGALTAFTLLHASVVGWFAVRRRGGPVVWWRHVLVPVLGAAITIAVIVEASGTAQVVGAIWLAVGLAVLAVQSRAAIRR; this is encoded by the coding sequence ATGGCGGACAGGGACAGCGGTACGGCCACGGACTCGGAGTCCGCGGCCGGCGACGGGCCCCAGCTGCGGCGCAGCCTCGGTTTCCGGGATCTCGTCGTCTACGGGCTGCTGTTCATCGCCCCCATGGCGCCGGTCGGCGTGTTCGGCACCCTGGACGCCAAGTCGCACGGTGCCGTCGCGCTGGTCTACATCGTGGCCACGGTCGCGATGGCGTTCACGGCGTTCAGCTACGCGCAGATGGTGCGGGTCGTCCCTCAGGCGGGCTCGGTGTTCGCCTACGCGCGCGTGGGGCTCGGCAGGGAGGCCGGGTTCATCGCCGGCTGGATGGCGATGCTGGACTACATCCTGATCCCCGCCGTCGCCTACCTCTTCTCCGGGATCGCCATGAACGCGCTGGTCCCGGACGTCTCCCGCTGGGTGTGGACCGCGCTGGCGGTCGTCATCACGACCTGCCTCAACCTCTGGGGTGTGCGTGCGGCGGCCCGCGTGGGCTTCCTCGTCCTCGCGATGGAGATCGTCGTCCTCGTCATCTTCATCGTGTCGGCGATCGTCGTCCTCGCGCGCGACGGCGCCGAACGGGGCTGGCTTTCGCCACTGTCCGGGGACGGCACGCAGGGCGCGTTCGCGCTGTCGGCGGTGATCGGCGCGGTCTCGGTGGCCGTCCTGTCGTACCTGGGCTTCGACGCGGTGGCCACCTTCGCGGAGGAGGTCACCGGCGGCTCCGAGAAGGTCGCCAGGGCACTGCTGTTCTGCCTCGCCCTGGCCGGCGTGCTGTTCATCGCCCAGACGTACCTGGTCGCCCTCCTGGAGCCGACGACATCCGCACAGCTGGCCGCGGACGCCGGAAAGCAGGGATCGGCGTTCTACGACGCCGTCGACGTCTCCGTCGGCAACTGGCTGCACAACCTGGTCGCCGTCAGCAAGGCGATCGGCGCGGCGTTCGCGGCCCTGGCCGGCCAGGCGGCAGCGGGCCGCCTGGTGTTCGCGATGGCCCGCGACCGACGCCTGCCCCGCGCCCTCTCGAAGACCGACGACGGTGTACCGCGGGTCGCCCTGCTCTCCACGGCGGTCATCACCCTGATCGCCGCGGTCTGGGCGGCCCGCCGCGACGACGGCCTCGACCACCTCGTCTCGGTCGTCGACATCGGCGCCCTCACCGCCTTCACGCTGCTGCACGCGAGCGTGGTGGGCTGGTTCGCGGTACGGCGACGGGGCGGCCCCGTGGTGTGGTGGCGGCACGTGCTGGTGCCGGTGCTGGGGGCCGCGATCACGATCGCGGTGATCGTGGAGGCCTCCGGGACCGCGCAGGTGGTGGGCGCGATCTGGCTGGCGGTGGGGTTGGCGGTGCTCGCGGTGCAGTCGCGCGCGGCGATCCGGCGGTAG